One part of the Paraglaciecola sp. L3A3 genome encodes these proteins:
- a CDS encoding glycoside hydrolase family 43 protein, whose protein sequence is MSTSLIQNPILAGFNPDPSIVRVADDYYVATSTFEWYPGVQIHHSKDLVNWRLVSRPLNRSSLLDMRGNPDSCGVWAPCLSYDKGMFYLIYTDVKRFDGNYKDTHNYLTSCETIDGRWSDPVYMNSSGFDPSLFHDQNGKKWFVNMVWDYRHNKHPFAGVVLQEYCTVSKKLIGKAKNIFSGSKLALTEAPHLYQRNGYYYLVTAEGGTGYNHAMTLARSKNIDGPYELDPDGFILTAKDNQDLPLQRAGHGDLFDTPDGETYLVHLCGRPLSGPRRSPLGRETAIQKTQWTKDGWLKVIGEAGDRLPSLNVIGPNLPAHPWPKDDIQHDFDSEVLPSAFQWLRTPEPSDIMSLTARKGWLRLIGKESIGSLFTQALVARRQQSFSYVAETCLDFSPENFQQVAGLVCYYNGHKFHYCYVSVDDNGQRFVDIMQCNAEQSLALNFPLREGHINGYETDARFTLPKQGKVFLRAEVNDDTLHFFFSIDGIEYTKLPVNLDYSIVSDEAGKGEGASFTGAFVGMACQDTSGMNVVADFDYFKYEEIQS, encoded by the coding sequence ATGAGTACATCATTAATACAAAATCCCATTCTTGCTGGATTTAACCCCGATCCCAGTATCGTCCGTGTTGCCGATGATTATTATGTCGCAACATCGACTTTTGAATGGTATCCCGGTGTACAAATTCATCACTCTAAAGACTTAGTTAATTGGCGTTTGGTTTCACGTCCTTTAAATCGGTCGTCACTACTTGATATGCGAGGAAACCCAGACTCGTGTGGCGTTTGGGCCCCTTGTTTAAGTTACGATAAAGGGATGTTTTACTTAATATATACGGATGTAAAACGTTTTGATGGGAACTATAAAGACACTCACAATTATCTCACCAGCTGTGAAACAATTGATGGTAGATGGAGCGATCCCGTCTATATGAATTCTAGTGGTTTTGATCCCTCTTTGTTTCATGATCAAAATGGTAAAAAATGGTTTGTTAATATGGTTTGGGATTATCGCCATAATAAACATCCGTTTGCTGGTGTGGTATTACAAGAATATTGTACTGTCAGCAAAAAACTAATCGGCAAAGCTAAAAATATCTTTTCTGGCAGCAAACTTGCGCTAACCGAAGCGCCTCATTTGTATCAGCGCAACGGCTATTATTATTTAGTCACAGCGGAAGGCGGCACTGGTTATAACCATGCTATGACCTTGGCTCGCTCAAAAAATATTGATGGTCCTTATGAATTAGATCCCGATGGTTTTATTCTAACAGCCAAAGATAATCAAGATTTACCATTGCAACGGGCAGGCCATGGAGACTTGTTTGACACGCCAGATGGCGAAACCTATTTAGTGCATTTGTGCGGACGGCCACTTTCAGGCCCAAGACGCAGCCCACTTGGTCGTGAAACTGCGATCCAAAAAACACAATGGACTAAAGACGGCTGGCTTAAAGTAATAGGTGAAGCGGGGGATAGACTGCCATCATTGAATGTTATTGGGCCTAACTTGCCTGCTCATCCTTGGCCTAAAGATGATATCCAGCATGACTTCGACAGTGAAGTCTTACCAAGTGCGTTTCAGTGGCTAAGAACACCAGAACCTAGCGACATCATGAGTCTTACTGCTCGTAAGGGGTGGTTACGTTTAATTGGTAAAGAATCTATAGGTAGTTTGTTCACTCAAGCATTGGTGGCCAGACGTCAACAATCGTTTAGTTATGTTGCCGAGACATGCCTTGATTTTAGCCCTGAAAACTTTCAACAAGTGGCGGGACTCGTATGTTATTACAATGGCCACAAGTTTCATTATTGTTATGTATCTGTAGATGATAATGGTCAACGATTTGTCGATATTATGCAGTGTAACGCTGAGCAGTCTTTGGCTCTTAATTTTCCGCTAAGAGAAGGGCATATAAACGGCTATGAAACCGACGCAAGGTTTACTTTACCTAAGCAAGGTAAGGTTTTTTTACGTGCTGAAGTGAATGACGATACTTTGCATTTTTTCTTCTCAATTGACGGTATTGAATACACTAAATTACCCGTTAATCTTGACTATTCCATTGTCTCTGATGAAGCTGGGAAAGGTGAAGGTGCCAGCTTTACTGGGGCTTTTGTAGGTATGGCTTGTCAAGATACATCTGGCATGAATGTGGTTGCCGATTTTGATTACTTTAAGTATGAAGAAATACAGTCTTAA
- a CDS encoding LacI family DNA-binding transcriptional regulator, with product MQKNIMSRVKLKDIAERAGVSMMTVSRVMTNNAKVGEKTRARIMKIAEDMSYSPNIAARNLASSKSLSVGILCEFANASYVNKFLVGLLRSSRLIGFHMVIDETTGDKKKALDIVNKLLNVTRVNSLILLPPISNDPAIISLLVENKIHFVRIAPDNEFDVSPYICMDDYQAAYDVTLNLIQAGHRHIAHIIGHPDQGVSQLRYQGYLAALRSQNIVPRPEYAEQGYFTYKSGLEAAKKLLELPTIPDAIFAANDEMAAAVISMAHKKHLEVPAQVSVVGFDDTELASSIWPSLTTVQQPISAMAELALEILATDHDKTDRLSNRNILDYKICERESSNKVV from the coding sequence ATGCAAAAAAATATTATGTCTCGGGTAAAGTTAAAAGATATTGCAGAACGTGCCGGTGTATCCATGATGACAGTATCAAGAGTGATGACTAATAATGCAAAGGTTGGAGAAAAAACTCGCGCTAGAATTATGAAAATCGCGGAGGATATGAGTTACTCGCCTAATATTGCGGCTCGTAATTTAGCAAGTTCTAAATCACTTTCTGTGGGGATTTTATGCGAATTTGCTAACGCCTCCTATGTTAATAAATTTTTAGTTGGCTTGTTACGAAGCTCCCGATTGATTGGCTTTCACATGGTGATCGACGAAACTACCGGAGACAAGAAAAAGGCATTGGATATTGTCAATAAATTGTTAAATGTAACGCGCGTTAATAGTTTAATATTGTTACCGCCTATCTCCAATGATCCTGCCATTATCAGTTTACTGGTAGAAAATAAAATTCATTTTGTACGCATTGCACCTGATAACGAGTTTGATGTTTCTCCTTATATTTGTATGGATGATTATCAAGCCGCGTATGATGTAACGCTCAATCTAATCCAAGCTGGACACAGACATATTGCCCATATTATCGGTCATCCTGATCAGGGGGTTAGCCAGCTTAGATATCAAGGGTATTTAGCCGCACTGCGCTCACAGAATATTGTTCCTCGTCCTGAATACGCAGAACAAGGATATTTTACTTATAAATCTGGGTTAGAAGCCGCTAAAAAATTATTGGAACTTCCGACCATCCCAGATGCAATTTTTGCTGCTAACGATGAAATGGCTGCTGCTGTTATATCTATGGCTCACAAAAAGCACCTTGAAGTCCCAGCCCAGGTTTCAGTTGTGGGTTTTGATGACACTGAACTTGCATCATCTATTTGGCCCTCTCTGACAACTGTCCAACAACCTATTTCAGCTATGGCTGAATTAGCACTAGAGATCCTAGCCACTGATCACGATAAAACAGACAGGCTATCGAACCGAAACATATTGGACTACAAAATTTGCGAACGAGAATCTAGTAATAAAGTTGTATGA
- a CDS encoding CoA pyrophosphatase has product MNKTQFLTRFLHARNIYHDADYPLSKPGKAAAVLLPIIEHNNQLSVLFTLRAKHLKHHAGQISFPGGKQEITDNSLLDTAIRETQEEVGILPSQIEVIGSLPLYRTISRFEVTPFIGFVNSPLTLIIDKNEVDSTFEVPLPYLLDQNNHLTHWVKRNKTLQPIHFIPWQQHTIWGATATFIRTLSQHIND; this is encoded by the coding sequence ATGAACAAAACACAATTTTTAACTCGTTTTCTTCATGCCAGAAACATCTATCATGATGCAGATTACCCATTATCAAAACCGGGTAAAGCTGCTGCAGTATTGTTGCCTATCATTGAACATAATAACCAATTATCCGTATTATTTACTTTAAGAGCTAAACACTTAAAACATCATGCTGGGCAAATCAGTTTCCCAGGAGGTAAACAAGAAATAACGGATAACTCGCTGTTAGATACTGCTATTCGAGAAACACAAGAAGAAGTGGGTATATTACCTAGTCAAATCGAAGTAATAGGCAGCTTGCCTTTATACCGAACAATTAGTCGCTTTGAAGTGACACCTTTCATTGGTTTTGTTAATTCCCCCTTAACCTTAATTATTGATAAAAATGAAGTGGATAGTACATTTGAAGTGCCGCTGCCTTACTTGTTAGACCAAAATAATCATCTTACCCATTGGGTTAAGCGCAACAAAACTCTACAACCTATTCATTTTATTCCATGGCAACAACATACTATATGGGGTGCTACCGCAACCTTTATTCGTACCCTTTCACAGCATATAAATGACTAA
- a CDS encoding DUF3718 domain-containing protein — MLKIVKTSIVIATTSLIFASNAQADVGEALQNICTIVKADDKGELRKKMKRVQSDFSLRIKDYYSGVSCGGNSLIRTAMLNDAIETGTLMIKKMPKSDLSAPEKDGKTVSAWATENGLNSSPLFAELTDRL, encoded by the coding sequence ATGTTGAAAATAGTTAAAACATCTATAGTAATCGCCACTACTTCTTTAATCTTTGCTAGCAACGCTCAAGCTGATGTTGGCGAAGCATTACAAAATATCTGTACCATTGTTAAAGCTGATGACAAAGGTGAGCTACGTAAAAAAATGAAACGTGTACAGTCTGATTTTAGTTTAAGAATTAAAGATTATTACTCAGGTGTTTCTTGTGGAGGTAACAGCCTAATTCGAACAGCTATGTTAAATGACGCCATAGAAACAGGTACATTGATGATTAAAAAAATGCCTAAAAGTGATTTAAGTGCACCAGAAAAAGATGGTAAAACAGTGTCAGCTTGGGCCACTGAGAATGGTTTAAATAGTTCACCACTTTTTGCAGAACTAACCGATCGTCTTTAA
- the rmuC gene encoding DNA recombination protein RmuC — protein MNQFNDPISLAILAGLFLAGLLLGAFFVAIRSKTKCTQLLEQAHVLSQQQETVLKGQVSQQDIVIRELSLEQKQARDTQLTMQNRLGQLSQQVERIAELDQEKQHWQQEYLRTNKIVADLRTQLGSQAAKFEQEQIASNEKLQLLENAERRLQEQFENLANKIFEQKQQKFSQSSKDGLASILLPFKEQIEGFKRQVTDQYVKEGQERASLKTEILGLKELNQQITHDAAALTKALKGDNKTQGNWGEVVLERILKESGLREGHEFDTQVSLKNESGKLYQPDVVVHLPNDKDVVVDSKVSLSAYERYFNEQDDELARSIHLKEHVNSLRNHIKELGKKDYQDLKGIRTLDYVLMFIPIESAFLLAADQAPDLLKLAFDNNIMLVSPTNLLVALRTINNIWQYEYQNQNAQKIAENAAKLYDKFHGFMADMDKVGKAIESTQKNFEGAMNKLSSGKGNLVRQVEQFRKLGVQSNKKLDTNLLDQASIGNDEAE, from the coding sequence ATGAATCAATTTAACGATCCTATTAGTTTGGCGATCTTAGCTGGTCTATTTCTGGCCGGGCTTTTACTGGGGGCATTCTTTGTTGCTATCCGAAGTAAAACTAAATGCACTCAGTTACTTGAGCAAGCCCATGTTTTGAGTCAGCAACAAGAAACTGTCTTAAAGGGACAAGTTTCGCAACAAGATATAGTGATTAGAGAATTATCGCTAGAACAAAAACAGGCTAGGGACACTCAATTGACCATGCAAAATAGGTTAGGTCAGTTAAGCCAACAAGTGGAACGTATTGCTGAATTAGATCAAGAAAAACAACATTGGCAACAAGAATATTTACGCACAAATAAAATAGTTGCTGATCTTCGTACTCAGCTTGGCTCTCAAGCGGCAAAGTTTGAGCAGGAACAAATAGCCAGCAATGAAAAACTACAATTGTTGGAAAATGCAGAAAGAAGGTTACAGGAACAATTTGAGAATTTAGCTAATAAGATTTTTGAACAAAAACAACAGAAATTCAGCCAATCTAGTAAAGATGGTTTAGCAAGTATCCTGCTACCTTTTAAGGAACAAATTGAAGGGTTTAAACGTCAAGTGACCGATCAATATGTGAAAGAAGGGCAAGAACGAGCATCGTTAAAAACAGAGATTTTAGGCTTAAAAGAGCTGAATCAACAGATTACCCATGATGCCGCCGCATTAACGAAAGCACTAAAAGGTGATAATAAAACCCAAGGTAATTGGGGCGAAGTGGTACTGGAAAGAATACTAAAAGAATCTGGTTTAAGAGAAGGGCACGAATTTGATACTCAAGTCTCTCTTAAAAATGAAAGTGGCAAACTGTATCAACCAGATGTAGTAGTGCATCTACCAAATGACAAAGATGTTGTGGTAGATTCGAAAGTGTCTTTATCTGCATACGAGCGTTATTTTAATGAGCAGGATGATGAACTCGCACGGAGCATTCATTTAAAAGAACATGTGAATTCATTACGTAATCATATTAAAGAATTAGGCAAAAAAGATTATCAAGATTTAAAAGGTATTCGTACGTTAGATTATGTGTTGATGTTTATTCCCATTGAGTCTGCTTTTTTACTTGCCGCAGATCAAGCTCCAGACCTGCTCAAGTTAGCCTTTGATAACAATATAATGTTGGTCAGCCCTACTAATTTATTGGTGGCATTAAGGACTATCAATAATATTTGGCAGTATGAATATCAAAACCAAAATGCGCAAAAAATTGCTGAAAATGCAGCTAAGTTATATGACAAATTTCATGGTTTTATGGCTGATATGGATAAAGTGGGTAAAGCCATTGAGTCGACCCAAAAGAACTTTGAAGGAGCAATGAATAAACTGTCTAGCGGCAAAGGTAATCTTGTTAGACAAGTCGAACAGTTTAGAAAGTTAGGTGTACAGAGTAATAAAAAATTGGATACTAACTTATTAGATCAAGCAAGTATTGGCAATGATGAGGCGGAATAA
- the cysB gene encoding HTH-type transcriptional regulator CysB, translating to MKLQQLRYIVEVLNNNLNVSATAESLYTSQPGISKQVRMLEDELGVQIFGRSGKHLTHVTEAGQDVINISREILAKVESIKAVSREHTLPDQGKLNIATTHTQARYALPEVIKGFMNKYSKVSLHMHQGTPSQISDLAAKGEADFAIATESLHLYNDLVMLPCYHWNRSIIVNREHPLAKKATITIEDIASYSLVTYVFGFTGRSSLDQAFSNAGLEPKIVFTATDADVIKTYVRLGVGIGVIASMAVDDKLDSDLVKIDASHLFEYSTTKIGFRKGSFLRSYMYEFIERFAPHLTKSVVEKAMMLKNNDEVEKMFKDLTLPVR from the coding sequence ATGAAATTACAACAACTCCGATACATTGTTGAAGTACTTAACAATAACTTAAACGTCTCAGCTACGGCTGAAAGCTTGTACACCTCTCAACCGGGTATTAGTAAACAAGTTAGGATGTTAGAAGACGAGTTGGGTGTACAAATTTTTGGCCGAAGCGGTAAACATCTCACCCATGTCACTGAAGCAGGGCAAGATGTGATTAATATTTCTCGAGAAATATTAGCTAAAGTTGAGAGTATTAAAGCTGTATCTAGAGAGCATACATTGCCAGACCAAGGTAAATTAAATATTGCGACCACTCATACCCAAGCTCGATACGCGCTGCCTGAAGTGATTAAAGGATTTATGAATAAATATTCTAAAGTTTCTTTACATATGCACCAAGGTACACCTTCACAAATCAGTGATTTAGCCGCTAAAGGTGAAGCAGATTTTGCTATCGCTACTGAGTCATTACATTTATACAACGACCTAGTGATGTTGCCTTGTTATCATTGGAATCGCAGTATCATTGTTAACCGCGAGCACCCTTTAGCAAAAAAAGCCACTATCACCATTGAAGATATTGCTAGTTATTCTTTAGTCACTTATGTGTTTGGTTTTACTGGGCGTTCTTCACTTGATCAAGCTTTTAGTAATGCAGGGCTTGAGCCTAAAATTGTATTTACAGCGACAGATGCTGACGTGATTAAAACATACGTGAGACTTGGTGTCGGTATAGGTGTTATTGCGTCTATGGCGGTAGATGATAAGTTAGATTCAGACTTAGTCAAAATTGATGCAAGCCATTTATTTGAATACAGTACAACTAAAATTGGTTTCCGCAAAGGTTCGTTTTTACGTAGTTATATGTATGAATTTATTGAACGTTTTGCCCCTCACCTTACTAAATCTGTTGTTGAAAAAGCCATGATGCTTAAAAATAATGATGAAGTTGAAAAAATGTTTAAAGATCTAACTCTACCTGTTAGATAG
- a CDS encoding fumarate hydratase: MTVIRQQDFIDSIEESLQFISYYHPLDYIKAVEKAYNKEQSQAAKDAMAQILINSRMSAEGKRPLCQDTGIVTCFVKIGMGVQWDKTDLTVQQMVDEGTRRAYLNPDNPLRASIVSDPAGKRINTKDNTPAVVHIDTVAGDHIEVMIAAKGGGSENKSKMVMLNPSDDIADWVVKTLPTMGAGWCPPGMLGIGIGGTAEKAAVLAKESLMDPVDIQELMDRGAETTEEKLRLDIFKKVNDLGIGAQGLGGLTTVVDIKIKSLPTHAASKPVAMIPNCAATRHAHFHLDGTGPAEFTPPKLEDWPKVTWEVGQGTRRVDLNTVTKADIQEWKVGETVLLSGKMLTGRDAAHKRIQTMLDNGEGLPEGVDFENKFIYYVGPVDAVGDEAVGPAGPTTATRMDKFTDMMLEQTGISGMIGKAERGPDTVKSIAKHKSVYLMAVGGAAYLVSKAIKHARVVAFEDLGMEAIYEFDVQDMPVTVAVDSSGANAHETGPAIWKVKIAEQNK; this comes from the coding sequence ATGACTGTTATTCGTCAGCAAGATTTTATCGACAGTATCGAGGAATCTTTGCAATTTATTTCTTATTACCACCCACTTGATTACATTAAAGCTGTTGAAAAAGCTTATAACAAAGAGCAAAGCCAAGCAGCGAAAGATGCGATGGCGCAAATCTTAATTAATTCTCGAATGTCTGCTGAAGGTAAACGTCCATTATGTCAAGACACGGGTATTGTGACCTGTTTTGTTAAAATTGGTATGGGTGTGCAATGGGATAAAACTGATTTAACGGTACAACAAATGGTGGATGAAGGCACTCGACGTGCTTATTTGAATCCAGATAATCCTTTACGGGCCTCAATCGTGTCAGATCCTGCTGGTAAACGGATTAACACTAAAGATAATACCCCAGCTGTAGTGCATATTGATACAGTTGCAGGTGATCATATAGAAGTGATGATCGCGGCTAAAGGTGGCGGTTCAGAAAACAAATCAAAAATGGTGATGCTTAACCCCAGTGATGATATTGCTGACTGGGTAGTGAAAACATTACCTACTATGGGAGCTGGCTGGTGTCCTCCTGGAATGTTAGGTATAGGTATTGGTGGTACGGCTGAAAAGGCTGCGGTATTAGCTAAAGAAAGTTTGATGGATCCTGTGGATATTCAAGAGTTAATGGACCGAGGCGCAGAAACCACAGAAGAAAAACTTCGTTTAGATATCTTCAAAAAAGTGAATGACTTAGGTATTGGTGCCCAAGGTTTGGGGGGCTTAACTACAGTCGTAGATATCAAAATTAAATCTTTACCTACTCATGCGGCTTCTAAACCTGTAGCAATGATCCCGAATTGTGCGGCTACTCGCCATGCTCATTTTCATTTAGATGGTACTGGACCTGCTGAGTTTACCCCGCCAAAATTAGAAGATTGGCCAAAGGTGACATGGGAAGTAGGACAAGGAACTCGCCGTGTCGATTTAAATACAGTGACTAAAGCCGATATCCAAGAATGGAAAGTAGGTGAAACCGTGTTGTTGTCTGGCAAAATGTTAACCGGTCGCGATGCTGCCCATAAACGTATACAAACTATGTTAGATAATGGTGAAGGTCTTCCAGAAGGTGTTGATTTCGAGAATAAATTCATTTATTACGTTGGCCCTGTTGATGCGGTTGGTGACGAAGCGGTAGGGCCTGCAGGCCCTACAACCGCTACTCGTATGGATAAGTTTACCGACATGATGTTAGAACAAACTGGAATTAGTGGCATGATAGGTAAAGCTGAGCGTGGCCCTGACACAGTTAAAAGCATAGCTAAACATAAATCTGTTTATTTGATGGCTGTGGGTGGCGCTGCTTATCTAGTGTCTAAAGCTATAAAACATGCCCGTGTGGTGGCTTTTGAAGATTTAGGTATGGAAGCTATCTATGAATTTGATGTGCAAGATATGCCAGTGACAGTTGCCGTTGACAGCTCAGGTGCCAATGCTCACGAAACGGGTCCTGCGATCTGGAAGGTTAAAATAGCCGAGCAAAATAAGTAA
- the pabB gene encoding aminodeoxychorismate synthase component I, which translates to MNQEKPLISINTLNLSPSLPIADIFEHFAADNWSILLDSSDGIHQDAQFDILVAAPIATITTNGASSKIWHKAKQQTEQKTTNPLTLLQALKNQYISETQLDSDLPFIAGAMGYFAYDLGRQFENIPSQRPEEYRTPDMAVGIYTWSIIKDKKAGKFYLCSMSNYPHPSVSAIEALEPTISKQSFFSLNEAWQANMDKQQYQQKISKIIDYLQAGDCYQVNLAQRFSTTYRGDEWSAYKLLSKANQAPFSAFIRMPNSAIISISPERLISVKNRLVQTKPIKGTRPRGKTAAEDKQHIAALLSSEKDRAENLMIVDLLRNDLSKHCHAGSVQVPHLFQIESFNAVHHLVSTVTGKLKTDSTPLNILQGAFPGGSITGAPKIRAMQIIDELEPNNRNIYCGSIGYAGLQGDMDTSICIRTLLCEKTESNKQIHCWAGGGIVIDSNAKDEYQESLDKVSKILPVLPLI; encoded by the coding sequence ATGAACCAAGAAAAACCTTTAATATCGATTAACACACTTAACTTATCTCCTTCTCTCCCTATTGCTGATATTTTTGAGCACTTTGCGGCCGACAATTGGTCTATATTATTAGACTCATCAGATGGCATTCACCAAGATGCTCAATTTGATATTTTGGTGGCAGCTCCCATAGCCACCATTACAACTAATGGTGCATCCAGTAAAATATGGCATAAGGCTAAGCAACAAACTGAGCAGAAAACAACAAACCCGTTAACTCTGCTACAGGCCTTGAAAAATCAATATATCAGTGAAACCCAACTTGATTCAGATTTACCTTTTATTGCTGGTGCCATGGGATATTTTGCTTATGACTTGGGCAGACAATTTGAAAATATCCCAAGCCAAAGACCCGAAGAATATAGAACGCCAGATATGGCAGTTGGCATTTACACTTGGAGTATTATTAAGGATAAAAAAGCGGGCAAATTTTACCTTTGCAGCATGTCAAATTATCCCCATCCAAGCGTTTCAGCAATTGAAGCCCTAGAGCCAACCATATCTAAGCAGAGCTTTTTTTCCTTAAATGAAGCTTGGCAAGCCAATATGGACAAACAACAATATCAGCAAAAAATATCTAAAATCATTGATTATTTGCAAGCTGGAGATTGTTATCAGGTCAATTTGGCTCAGCGATTTAGTACCACCTATCGAGGAGATGAATGGTCTGCTTACAAACTACTTAGTAAAGCAAACCAAGCGCCATTTTCTGCTTTTATCCGTATGCCCAATAGTGCCATTATCAGCATTTCACCTGAGCGATTAATTTCGGTTAAAAATAGGTTGGTACAAACTAAACCCATTAAAGGTACTCGGCCTCGCGGTAAAACTGCAGCAGAAGATAAACAACATATTGCAGCACTATTAAGTTCTGAGAAAGATCGCGCTGAAAACTTAATGATTGTAGATTTATTACGTAATGATCTGAGTAAACATTGCCATGCCGGCAGCGTACAAGTGCCACATTTATTCCAGATAGAAAGTTTTAATGCCGTACATCACCTAGTCAGTACTGTCACCGGCAAGCTAAAAACAGACAGTACACCACTGAATATATTGCAAGGCGCATTTCCTGGAGGCTCCATTACTGGAGCCCCTAAAATTAGAGCTATGCAAATCATTGATGAATTAGAGCCTAATAATCGTAATATATACTGTGGTAGTATTGGTTATGCAGGCTTACAAGGTGACATGGACACTAGCATTTGTATTCGTACTTTATTATGTGAAAAAACTGAATCAAACAAGCAAATTCACTGTTGGGCTGGAGGCGGTATAGTGATAGATTCGAATGCCAAAGATGAATATCAAGAAAGTTTAGATAAAGTATCTAAAATATTACCTGTGCTTCCCCTTATCTGA
- a CDS encoding glycoside-pentoside-hexuronide (GPH):cation symporter: protein MSTVSKMSEMPLSNASSASGTINTKEKLAYGMGDTAANIVFQVVINFMMYFYTDVYGIEAAAVGTLFLVVRLFDAFTDPIMGGIADRTRTRWGRYRPYLLWMSLPYGILAIMAFSTPDLSTSGKLVYAYVTYALLMLFYTATNIPYSALGGVMSSSTRERASIQSYRFALAMIGGAVVTASIMPMVEWLGQGDEQKGFQLAMIVLAALAVLCFIICFYFTRERVEPESTEINTSVWADVLLISKNDQWRIIALITLLLLVSVAMKGGVTPYYVEYYLGQPDMVSIFMTSGMLAGVAGALFSNWASKRMCKIKVMKLATIGIIIFNGLLAIIPGEFYWMALGVAVLANFVHMIFVPLLFSTVPDTVDYGAKKFGRSAMAMSFSGQLLALKFGIALGGAFTGWLLAFYGYQPNVTQTDNALFGIVFIFSISTVLAGFAMIAVLHRYKLTDGYETRI from the coding sequence ATGTCAACAGTGTCAAAGATGTCAGAAATGCCATTATCAAATGCATCATCTGCAAGTGGGACAATTAATACCAAAGAGAAATTAGCCTATGGCATGGGTGACACGGCAGCCAATATCGTTTTTCAGGTCGTCATAAACTTTATGATGTACTTTTATACCGACGTGTATGGAATTGAAGCCGCTGCGGTTGGTACATTATTTTTAGTCGTTCGCCTGTTTGACGCATTTACGGACCCTATTATGGGAGGTATTGCCGATAGAACACGTACTCGATGGGGGCGTTATCGTCCTTACCTATTATGGATGAGTTTACCTTACGGCATATTAGCGATTATGGCTTTCTCTACCCCAGATTTAAGTACTTCTGGAAAGCTAGTTTACGCCTATGTAACTTACGCATTGTTGATGCTTTTTTACACAGCGACTAACATTCCCTATTCGGCTTTAGGTGGTGTTATGTCTAGCTCAACTCGAGAACGCGCATCTATTCAATCTTACCGTTTTGCATTAGCGATGATAGGCGGAGCTGTCGTTACGGCTAGTATTATGCCTATGGTCGAATGGCTAGGCCAAGGGGATGAACAAAAAGGTTTTCAACTTGCGATGATAGTATTGGCCGCGTTAGCCGTATTATGTTTCATTATTTGTTTTTATTTTACTCGAGAGCGAGTCGAACCTGAGTCTACAGAAATAAATACGTCTGTTTGGGCCGACGTGCTTTTAATCTCAAAGAATGACCAATGGCGAATTATCGCTCTAATCACACTGCTGTTATTAGTCAGTGTCGCGATGAAAGGTGGTGTTACTCCTTATTACGTTGAATATTACCTAGGTCAGCCAGATATGGTTAGTATATTTATGACCAGTGGAATGTTGGCCGGTGTCGCTGGCGCATTGTTTTCGAATTGGGCCAGCAAAAGAATGTGCAAAATTAAAGTCATGAAGCTAGCGACCATAGGTATCATTATTTTTAATGGGCTATTGGCTATTATCCCTGGTGAATTTTATTGGATGGCTCTTGGTGTTGCAGTTCTTGCAAACTTTGTACACATGATTTTTGTACCTCTACTGTTCTCTACCGTTCCTGACACAGTCGATTATGGGGCAAAGAAATTTGGTCGTTCGGCAATGGCGATGAGTTTTTCGGGGCAATTGTTGGCGCTAAAATTTGGTATTGCCTTAGGTGGGGCTTTCACTGGTTGGTTGCTCGCATTCTATGGATACCAACCGAACGTTACACAAACTGACAATGCTTTATTTGGTATTGTTTTTATATTTTCAATAAGCACTGTGCTTGCTGGTTTTGCAATGATTGCGGTGTTACATCGTTATAAGCTTACAGATGGATACGAGACAAGAATATGA